Proteins co-encoded in one Sporosarcina sp. FSL K6-1522 genomic window:
- a CDS encoding BCCT family transporter, translating to MKKTSNVFWITLGLVSIAVLYGALAPDSFEAVTNNMKNFITSAFGWYYLLVVTGIVLFCLFFIVSPMGQITLGKPDEKPEYSRMSWFAMLFSTGMGIGLVFWGAAEPLSHFAIDPATAQPGTDAAFKESMRYTFFHWGIHAWAIYAVVAMSLAYFQFRKGEPGLISATLIPLFGNQMNRTFGTIINVLAVFATVIGVATTLGFGAIQINGGLSYLFDLPISFPVQVVIIIIVTILFVASAWSGISKGIKYLSNANMVLAALLLLLVIILGPTMLIFDTFTDTIGSYFQNLPRMSFRAAPLDDSDRAWINSWTIFYWAWWISWSPFVGIFIARVSRGRTIREFLTGVLLLPTVLSFFWFAVFGSTAMDVQIKGVDLTKLLTEETLFAVFHEMPLSMLLSIVAILLIAIFFITSADSATFVLGMQTTYGSLQPPNVVKLTWGIAQAAIAIILLSANGLTALQNALIIAALPFSFVIICMMISLYKELNKERKEMGLMVRPYPKKKK from the coding sequence ATGAAAAAAACCTCAAATGTCTTCTGGATTACACTCGGGCTTGTTAGCATAGCCGTTTTATATGGAGCACTAGCGCCTGACAGCTTCGAAGCCGTCACGAATAATATGAAAAACTTTATCACATCGGCGTTTGGTTGGTATTACTTGCTCGTTGTCACAGGCATCGTCCTGTTCTGCTTGTTCTTCATCGTCAGTCCGATGGGGCAAATTACGCTTGGGAAACCCGATGAAAAACCCGAGTATTCTCGAATGAGTTGGTTTGCCATGCTGTTTTCAACGGGGATGGGGATTGGACTCGTCTTCTGGGGTGCCGCGGAACCGCTTTCTCATTTCGCCATCGACCCAGCAACAGCACAACCCGGAACAGATGCCGCTTTTAAAGAATCGATGCGCTATACGTTTTTCCATTGGGGCATTCATGCATGGGCAATCTATGCAGTTGTTGCCATGTCACTCGCCTATTTCCAATTTCGAAAAGGTGAACCTGGACTGATTTCCGCAACGTTAATACCGCTATTTGGCAATCAAATGAATCGTACATTCGGCACAATTATCAACGTACTCGCCGTTTTTGCAACAGTCATAGGTGTTGCGACGACACTCGGCTTTGGTGCTATCCAAATCAATGGCGGACTGTCTTATCTGTTCGATTTGCCGATCAGCTTCCCCGTTCAAGTCGTCATTATCATCATTGTCACGATTCTTTTTGTCGCTTCCGCTTGGTCAGGCATCAGTAAAGGCATCAAATATTTATCCAATGCAAACATGGTACTTGCGGCATTACTGCTTCTTCTAGTCATTATCCTTGGACCTACCATGTTGATCTTCGATACATTTACCGACACCATTGGCTCGTACTTTCAAAACTTACCCCGTATGAGTTTTCGTGCTGCACCACTCGATGATAGCGATCGAGCGTGGATTAATAGTTGGACGATTTTCTACTGGGCATGGTGGATTTCTTGGTCACCTTTTGTCGGTATATTCATCGCCCGTGTCTCACGTGGACGCACCATCCGTGAATTCTTAACCGGTGTCTTATTATTGCCTACCGTACTGAGCTTTTTCTGGTTCGCGGTTTTCGGCTCCACCGCAATGGATGTACAAATAAAAGGCGTGGATCTCACCAAACTATTAACCGAAGAGACCCTGTTCGCCGTTTTCCATGAAATGCCACTGTCGATGCTGCTATCGATTGTCGCCATCTTACTAATCGCTATTTTCTTCATCACATCAGCCGACTCGGCGACCTTCGTCCTTGGTATGCAGACAACCTATGGATCCCTTCAACCACCGAATGTGGTGAAGTTGACATGGGGAATTGCACAAGCGGCCATCGCCATTATCCTGCTGTCAGCTAACGGCTTGACCGCACTGCAAAACGCCTTAATCATTGCCGCGTTACCTTTCTCCTTCGTCATCATCTGTATGATGATTTCGCTATATAAGGAACTCAATAAGGAGCGGAAAGAGATGGGCTTGATGGTGAGACCT
- a CDS encoding sigma-70 family RNA polymerase sigma factor — MNGKKLAARAIAGDDDAFLSLMLMHKEALYRTALAYLKNEEDALEAMQEVTFRAYAKMATLKKPEYAKTWLIRVMMNYCRDVLHKQKRLVLDEDILLQQGISEDFTYLEVEDALAQLTDEQRELIHLKYLQDVKIKEIAEMTFTPESTVKTRLYKALKSLRSFFEEKGGIRRVR, encoded by the coding sequence TTGAATGGCAAGAAATTGGCAGCGCGAGCGATTGCGGGAGATGATGATGCTTTTCTGTCGTTGATGTTAATGCATAAAGAGGCACTTTACCGCACAGCGCTTGCTTATTTGAAAAATGAGGAGGATGCGCTAGAAGCGATGCAAGAAGTGACGTTTCGTGCGTACGCCAAAATGGCTACATTAAAAAAGCCTGAGTATGCGAAGACCTGGCTGATTCGGGTCATGATGAATTATTGCCGTGATGTATTGCACAAACAAAAGCGCCTAGTTTTAGACGAGGACATTCTGTTGCAACAGGGCATTAGTGAGGACTTTACCTATCTGGAAGTTGAAGATGCACTAGCGCAATTGACCGATGAACAACGCGAACTCATTCATTTGAAGTATTTACAAGACGTTAAAATTAAAGAAATTGCTGAGATGACCTTTACCCCAGAAAGTACGGTTAAAACTAGATTATACAAAGCGCTCAAGTCACTTCGATCGTTTTTTGAAGAGAAAGGAGGAATTCGCCGTGTTCGATGA
- a CDS encoding DUF4179 domain-containing protein, whose protein sequence is MFDEEEQKLAKWKEEIDKASIADNRLEQAIKEGFQRAKQTTQVKKHPAVKRSIWSIVIAAVLLLTLVTSIRVSPAFANVVASIPGMEKIVAIILDNKGLQLAIANEHYQKIAVSGESSGIRITLEGLITDEDSLVAFYTFEHKKNSPNDFLVGYRILDKNGIEIVGEGGGYSTNWNHESDTKSLNTVEIEFEGAIPTDELILEVQISKEQDVNDVQEVIQLPFRVELNPIQKEQYILNETVHIAGQSMTIKSVTTGPLKTAVEVEFDADNTMEIYGFEDMRLVDDKGDVWSSIQNGVTGTWSEENPNVKTYYLQSNYFEQLGSFTLMFNKLQALEKDEAYIVIDTEKGVILKQPADKRFSVLTMKSNFIKLALKSEKGYNSQTFGDFIDAQGKEVWATSGGFSPISDKRVEISATYPNEAYVNPIKLPLHGYPQWIEGEVKIKLK, encoded by the coding sequence GTGTTCGATGAAGAAGAGCAGAAGCTGGCAAAATGGAAAGAGGAGATTGACAAAGCATCGATTGCTGATAACCGTTTAGAGCAGGCCATCAAAGAGGGTTTCCAACGGGCGAAGCAGACAACACAAGTCAAGAAACACCCGGCTGTCAAACGTAGTATTTGGTCGATTGTCATTGCGGCGGTATTACTGCTTACGCTCGTCACATCAATCCGTGTTTCACCGGCATTTGCCAATGTGGTTGCTTCAATCCCGGGGATGGAGAAGATTGTGGCCATTATCCTGGACAATAAAGGTCTGCAATTAGCAATTGCCAATGAGCATTATCAGAAAATTGCTGTGTCGGGTGAATCGTCGGGCATCCGCATAACGCTTGAAGGGCTTATTACAGATGAAGATAGTCTAGTTGCATTTTACACATTTGAGCATAAAAAAAATTCCCCAAATGACTTTCTTGTTGGCTATCGAATTCTAGATAAGAATGGCATAGAGATAGTTGGAGAAGGGGGAGGATATTCAACAAATTGGAATCACGAAAGCGATACAAAATCGCTGAATACGGTGGAAATTGAATTTGAAGGTGCAATCCCAACAGATGAGCTCATATTGGAAGTTCAGATTTCGAAAGAACAAGACGTGAACGATGTACAGGAGGTGATCCAGCTTCCATTTAGGGTCGAACTGAACCCTATTCAAAAAGAGCAGTATATATTGAATGAAACAGTGCATATTGCAGGCCAATCAATGACGATTAAAAGTGTTACCACAGGTCCTTTGAAAACTGCGGTAGAAGTTGAATTTGATGCAGATAATACAATGGAGATTTATGGCTTTGAAGACATGCGCCTCGTTGATGACAAGGGGGATGTATGGAGTTCTATTCAAAATGGCGTGACTGGAACTTGGTCAGAAGAGAATCCGAACGTTAAGACCTATTATTTGCAGAGTAACTACTTTGAACAATTGGGTAGCTTCACCTTGATGTTTAATAAACTGCAAGCCCTTGAGAAAGACGAAGCTTATATTGTCATTGATACTGAAAAGGGGGTCATCTTGAAACAACCTGCGGACAAACGGTTTTCCGTGTTAACAATGAAAAGCAACTTCATTAAATTAGCCCTTAAAAGCGAAAAAGGCTATAATTCACAAACATTTGGTGATTTTATAGATGCTCAAGGAAAAGAGGTTTGGGCAACAAGTGGAGGGTTTTCACCTATTTCGGACAAACGGGTTGAGATAAGTGCAACGTATCCGAATGAAGCGTATGTCAACCCCATTAAACTTCCGTTACATGGCTATCCTCAATGGATCGAGGGCGAAGTGAAGATTAAGCTCAAATAA
- a CDS encoding iron ABC transporter permease, translated as MKNKVIIRIGTIASFILDKKALFASLTASLVLLVLAILSMGSGEFSISPLHVLKVILGIGEPFDETIIFEFRLPRIVMSILVGIGLATAGAILQSISRNPLGSPDIIGITAGASFAVVLFLALFSDESNALTVSQDWMPLFAFGGALITAAIVFTLSWKNGIAPFRMLLIGIGISAFMHAGTTIMMLLGPIYQASQANIWMTGSIYGSNWTEVRMIAIWITILFIFTLVMTREMNILEVGDDSAKSAGASVQWSRIIALLLCTGLTGAAVSFAGGIGFVGLIAPHIAKRIVGPVFGSMVVLSAIIGAILVVVADWIARVAFAPIEVPAGVWTAVIGAPYFIYLLIKQRSK; from the coding sequence ATGAAAAATAAAGTAATCATTCGTATTGGTACCATTGCCTCTTTTATTTTGGATAAAAAAGCATTATTTGCAAGCTTAACTGCGTCACTCGTATTACTAGTACTCGCCATTCTATCAATGGGTTCTGGTGAATTTTCCATCTCCCCTTTACATGTTTTGAAAGTTATTTTGGGAATCGGTGAACCCTTTGATGAAACCATCATCTTTGAATTTCGACTTCCACGTATTGTGATGTCGATTTTGGTTGGTATCGGCTTAGCAACTGCTGGAGCCATTTTGCAAAGCATTTCAAGAAATCCACTAGGTTCTCCAGATATTATTGGGATTACAGCCGGTGCTTCTTTTGCTGTTGTATTATTCTTGGCGTTATTTTCAGATGAAAGTAATGCTCTCACTGTAAGCCAAGATTGGATGCCCTTATTTGCATTTGGCGGTGCACTCATTACCGCTGCAATTGTCTTTACACTGTCTTGGAAAAATGGAATTGCTCCTTTTCGTATGCTACTTATAGGGATTGGAATTTCGGCATTTATGCATGCCGGGACAACCATTATGATGTTACTCGGCCCTATTTACCAAGCAAGTCAGGCTAATATTTGGATGACGGGTAGCATATATGGTTCAAATTGGACTGAAGTTCGAATGATTGCAATATGGATTACAATTCTTTTCATATTCACACTGGTGATGACCAGAGAAATGAATATTTTGGAAGTCGGGGATGATTCAGCAAAAAGTGCGGGAGCTTCAGTTCAATGGAGTAGAATAATTGCACTTCTACTATGTACTGGTTTGACCGGGGCGGCGGTTTCATTCGCCGGCGGAATTGGATTTGTAGGGTTAATTGCACCGCATATTGCGAAAAGAATTGTGGGACCTGTGTTTGGTTCAATGGTTGTACTATCCGCGATTATTGGCGCAATTCTCGTCGTTGTTGCGGATTGGATTGCGCGTGTTGCCTTTGCACCGATTGAGGTACCAGCGGGAGTGTGGACAGCTGTAATTGGTGCCCCCTACTTTATATATTTATTAATCAAACAGCGAAGTAAATGA